ATGCTATTGTTTTATCCGCATGTGCTAGGCTAGCGGATGCTGAGCTTGGGAAACAAGTGCATTGTAGTGTGATGAAAACAGGGTTTGAGTTTGATTCCTTCACTGAAGGTTCTCTTATTGATATGTATGCAAAATGTGGCTATTTGATTGCTGCTCGGAGGATctttgatggggtggtggagccgGACAATGTTTCTTGGACTGCAATGATTTCTGCTTATGTTAAAGTAGGTTTACCTGAAAAAGCGATGGAAGTTTTTGAGGAGATGCAGGAACGAGGGTGTGTGCCGGATCAAGTGGCATCCGTGACCATCATAAATGCATGTGTGGGGTTAGGAAGGCTTGATGATGCTCGTCAGTTGTTTTCGCAGATGGCTAGTCCGAATGTTGTGGCATGGAATGTGATGATTTCAGGGCATGCCAAGGGAGGGAAAGAGGTGGAAGCTATACAGTTTTTCCAGGACATGATTAAAGCTAGCATTCGACCCACACGTTCTACCTTGGGAAGTGTTTTGAGTGCAATTGCAAGCGTTGCAAATCTGTCCATTGGCTTACAGGTCCATGCTTTGGCAGTTAAGCAGGGATTAGAATCCAACGTCTACGTAGGTAGTTCTTTGATTAATATGTATGCCAAATGTCAAAAGATGGAAGCTGCAAGTGAAGTATTTAACAGCTTGGGAGAGAAAAATGAAGTGTTGTGGAACGCATTGCTTGCAGGTTATGCACAGAACGGCAGTGCTTGTGAAGTTGTCAAGTTATTCAGGAATATGAGACTTTCTAGTTTTGAAACCGATGAATATACTTACACTAGTATACTGAGTGCATGTGCTTGTTTGGAAGATATGGAAATGGGGCAGCAGCTTCATTCTATTATCATTAAGAATAAGTTTGGATCTAATTTATTTGTCGGAAATGCTTTAATAGACATGTATGCCAAATGTGGTGCTCTAGGTGATGCCAGGCGGCAGTTTGAGCAAATGCTAACTCGAGATAATATTTCTTGGAATGCGATAATAGTTGGATATGTTcagcaagaagaagaagaagaggcttTTATCATGTTCCAAAAAATGGCATTGGAGAGAGTTGTTCCTGATGAGGCATGTTTGGCCAGCGTACTCAGTGCCTGTGCCAATATACAAGATCTCAATAAAGGGAAACAAGTTCATTCCCTGCTGGTGAAATATGGTCTAGAAATTGGCCTTTTTGCTGGAAGTTCCCTTGTTGACATGTATTGCAAGTGTGGTAACGTAACTTCTGCCAGTGAGGTTTTCTTTTGCCTTCCTGATCGAAGTGTGGTGTCTACTAATGCTTTAATATCTGGTTATTCTCAGACAAATATTAATTACGCGGTGCATTTATTCCAGAATATGCTTGTTGAAGGACTAAGACCTTCAGAGGTGACATTTGCTAGTATTCTTGACGCATGTAGTGGCCAGGTTTACATGCTTGGGAGGCAACTGCACTCTTTCATTTTAAAGCTTGGGTTTTCATATGACGATGAATTCTTGGCAATCTCTTTGATAGGCATATATTATAACTCCGGAAGATTAGAAGATGCGAGATTGCTTTTCTCAGAGTTTACAAAACTAAAGAGCCCAGTTCTATGGACTGCTATGATATCTGGCAATATTCAGAATGACTTCTGTGAGGAAGCTTTGCTTGGTTATCAGGAAATGCGCAAGTTTAATGTCATGCCAGATCAGGCAACTTTTGCTAGTGCCCTAAAAGCATGTTCGACCTTGGCTTCTATGCAGGATGGCAGGAAACTCCACTCTCTCATTTTCCATACTGGTTTTGACACAGATGAATTGACTGCTAGCTCCCTAATAGATATGTATGCTAAATGTGGGGATGTTAAAAGTTCAGTGCAAGTATTTAGTGAAATGGCGAGCAAGAAAGACGTTATCTCATGGAATTCTATGATAGTTGGCTTTGCAAAAAATGGTTTTGCGGAAGATGCACTGAAAatctttgaagaaatgaagagaGCATCTGTGAAGGCTGATGATATCACATTCCTTGGGGTTCTCACTGCTTGTAGCCATGCAGGAATGGTATCTGAAGGTCGTCAAATCTTCAAGGATATGACTAGCCACTATGATGTTCGGCCACGAGTAGATCACTGTGCCTGTATGGTTGATCTGCTTGGTCGTTGGGGTAATCTCAAAGAGGCAGAGGAGTTTATTGAGAGATTAGATTTTGAACCAGATGCTATGATTTGGTCTGCTTACCTTGGTGCTTGCAAAATCCATGGGGATGATATAAGGGGGCAGAAGGCTGCTGAGAAGCTTATTGAGTTGGAACCCCAAAATTCTTCTTCATACGTACTGCTATCTAATATATATGCTTCATCAGGCAATTGGCGTGGGGTTAACTTCTTAAGGAAGGAAATGAAAGAGAAAGGAGTGAGGAAGCCCCCTGGCTGCAGTTGGATTATAGTGGAGCAGAAAACAAATATGTTTGTTGCAGGGGATAAATTTCATCCATGTGCTGGTGAAATTCATGTACTTTTGAAAGTTTTGACTGCTTTAATGAAAGATGAAGGCTGTTTTTTTGATATAGGATCTGTAATGGATAGTGATGAGCTTGAGTCCATTTTGTCTTTATCTCAAGAGTAATCGAAGACCCAAGAATCTATGTTAGATAGACTCAAGCAGAGCTATCCTAGTGATCCTCTTAGCGGAACTGGGCGTTTTCTCCCTCTTGGCGAACTGGATGTTTTCTTATGCTTCATTTGAAATGGCACCAGCCCGTGCTTGAACCCATGAAATGTACACTAGACAAGCTCCGATACTGAGAATCTATGATGAAGTTCTCCCATTGGTTGGCCGAAGACCTGTCCTGAAAGGATAGTTCCTTGAATGTCGGCTTTAAGAGGGTTCAAATGTTATTTTTGTTCAACACAATTTCTTGATGCATGACAAAGAAACAATAAGGCTCGCAAGGTTCCGaatcttattttaatatttaacaGACAAGTTGTGGACACAGATATTGCTTCAAAACCTTGCTCGAAGTGAACCACTCTAACTGATTATCTTGAAGAATTTCGAACGTCTGCACTACCAAAATCCTTGCTTAACAGCACCACCAAAATCCTTGCTTAACTTTCTGTAAGTTACATTAATTACCTGCTAACAAGTGATCTTATTTTCTTGTCCTAATGATACATTCCCCAGAATAAATTTATCACATTAGTCAGAGGATATAGTGCTATCTTCATTGCTGGAACTTATCTCTAAAAAATATCTTTTTTGTTACATCTATACGTTTGGTGTAAAGAGAAGATTAATCTTTTGAAAAACACCTGGAGTTCATACACCCTGGTTCTACATCCTTTTGACACCATCTTGACATAATCCCTCCCCTTAAGTTCTCAATAGGAGGAAAATAATCAAAAGACCTAAAATCTAATAGTTGATTACTTTGATCCTTTCTGTGGCCCATCAATTTGTACATCTCTCCCAGCACAGCCAGTGCATCCTTGTCAGCCTATCTTTAAGTTATCTTTCTTTTTGATCTCTCATTGCCCTAGATTTCTTTATATGAATTTGCATAGTCGACATTCAAGATATGTAATTAACCAACATCATGGCAATATAAATAGCCAAACAGTCCACTCCAATAAATATCAAATGGAAGCTGCAAACTACATACACCTTGATTGTTCTACACAATTGGACAAAACCATCACCAAGGAATACGCATGTGATCCTTGGATGTAAAAATCACTGTGAAGAAACTGACATCAAATGCATTTTCCCACAAACCCAAACGACCACATTCTGAGAGATTGGTCACAGCCTACAGTCTAAAGAAATCAGGATTCAAACTTGGACAAGGACAAGGACTGTAATCACATTGAGGGTCCCAAACAGATAAAAAAGTTTAGCAGATATAGTAAAGTTAACGTCCTTCAACATTTGAAATAGAAAAAGAATTTCTGGAGCAAGGTGAAAAATTTGGATCATCAGGGCTTCTGTCTTTGTTATATGCAGGTCGCTTACGCGAAGGAAGAATTGTGTCACTGCAGAGCATGGAAACAATTGTAGCTGTATTTGGCCTATCATTTGCATGTTCTTGCACACAAAGCAAGCCCACAAGGATGCATCTAACAACTTGTTCTGTTTCAAGTGAACCAGCCTCCTTTGGATCTGAAAACTCCAGTATCTTCCCTTCATTCCACAGGTGCCATGCCTAAATCCATTGATGTTTCACTTTTAATTAGTTCTATCATGTGAAATATGGTATGGGATAGAGTATATTCAAGTATGAGAAAATGAAAAATCCTTCCAGTTTTACATGGTCCAGGAGGTCGGAGTGAGAAAAGCTACTGTTTCTTTTATTGCTGATAATCTCTAACAATATGACACCAAAACTGAAGACATCCGACTTCTCAGAAAAAATACCTTGTATTGCATATTCAGGTGACATGTAACCACTGCATTGGAGCACAGAAACTTAATACTTTCAGGTCATGACACTTGGTACATAAATATATATGATTAAGACACGACCAGGTTGTGGGGGAAGTACAATTTAGTTCAGATGAATTTCACTGCTAGGAAcaatacttactaggtaccagcAATCCTGTTGGTGTTTGCTATAGTTTGATTCCCTCCAAAAATCCTAGCCATTCCAAAATCTGAGATTTTGGGATTCATATCTTCATCTAAGAGaatattgcttgccttgagatctCTGTGAATGACTTTTAGTCGTGAATCACAATGCAGATAAAGAAGCCCTCTAGCAATCCCTTCAATGATGCTATATCGTTGATTCCAGCTCAACGCCGCCTTATCATCAGATCTTGATCCTGCCAAGCACACAAATTAATGACAGAAATTTGTTGCTTTGGATTCTCAACTCACCTTAATTAACCATCATTCATCAAGAAAACTATTACTCTTCTTAATTAGCTCACCGAAGATGAAAACATCTAAGCTTCTGTTGGACATGTATTCATAGATGAGCAACTTTTCCTCCCCATGAATGCAAAAGCCCATCAATTTGACTAAGTTTCTGTGTTGAAGTCTGGAAATTAGTTTAACCTCATTTTTTAACTCCTCTATGCCTTGTCCTGAGCTCCTCGAAAGTCTTTTTATAGCAACCTCTTGTCCATTTGGTAATACCCCCTATATATGAATCACACATGACTTCAACTTATAAGCAAATATGTTTTTTCTGCTGAAGGATGATTAAAACACGCACGTGATACCTTGTAAACAGGTCCAAATCCCCCCTCTCCAAGTTTATTTCGAGGGCAAAAGTTTTTAGTAGCAGTTTCTATGTACTTGAAGCTGAAAACTGGTAACTCTGAACTGCTACCTTGAGTAAAACTTTTATGAAGCAAATTTGCTACTGAAGTGTGTTTTGAAGCTATCCTTCCTCTGCAAGAAGGGATTAAACTCCCAATGCCTGATAAAagctagtaaaaataaaaaaattgtctCCAAAAGGTAGCAAAAGGTTGTGCCTCTGAACCGCTTAAGATCTGTAAAACTTGAATGCTTTTTACCTCTTTTTTACTAGGCCTACTGTTGCTGAAACGATAATTGCAATACGGGCTCCCATTTGCCTCCTCTTATCTGCATGACAAAAGGCAACttgatataaaaaaataaaaataaaacatgaaGCCTAAATGTGATGAAACAAAAAATGATGTCTCAGGTTCAAATTCCAGTAGAGGAAAGAGAATTTCCTGATATTTGTGCTGGTGAGAGTTAACAAGTACCTGGTGAAATAGTTTAAGTGTGCGCTAGTTGGCTCATACACCATTATCATTTAAAAAATCTAGAATGAATCCATCAAATGATTAGAGATGGATAACATAGGCAGACTACTAACCTTCGTgtagaaaacaacaacaacaacaacaacaacaacaaaataaaaaaatagtgagTTCCCATAAGTGGAGTTTGGGGAGAGTAAGATGTACGCAACCTTACTCCTACCCTGCAAgggcagagaggctatttccgatagacccttggcTAAAGAGAGAGATTAAAAAGAATGACAACAAGTAGGAACAACAATAAGATAGAAAGAAAACCGAAGCCAAGATAACAGTTAAAAGCTAGGTAGTAATAGCAATCTATGAATAAAAAgatatcatactaacactaatgctaTCGAACTGAGGAatgctcgactacctactaatcttctaccctaatcctcaaccttcacaccctcctatcaagggtcatgtccttagTAAGCTCGAGTTgtgccatgtcctgcctaatcacctcttccCGAGACTTCTTAGGCCTATCTCTACCCTTCTTGATATCCACCAAGGTTAACCTCTCACACATCCTAACTGGAGCTTCTATGCTTCTCCTCTTaatatgcccgaaccatctcaacctcgctTCTCGCATCTTATCCTCCGCGGGGCCACTCCCACCTTATCTCGAATATTCATTCCTAATTTTATCTAACCTGGTATGTATTTTCCTTAACATCTGCATCTCagttactttcatcttctggacatgagagttcttgacgggccaacactctacttcatgtcacacctctttttcttttttaccttaaTCCTTTAAAAAGATAAAAGTGGTTTTAAAGCTCAGAGACTTCGAaagcgagcctccatttcatccatcctgcACCGATACGATGcgtgacatcctcatcaatctccccatcacCTTGTAttatagacccaaggtacttgaaactttctctcctggggatgacttgtgtatcaagccTCACATCTATGTCCGCTTCCTAGGTAACTTCgctaaacttgcactccaagtactccgtcttggtcctgctcagcttgaagcctttagactcaagagtctGTCTCTAAACCCCCAGCCTTTAGTTCAGCCACCTGCATCTTGTCAATCCGAACTCATCATccgcaaataacatacaccatagTACCTCCCCTCGAGTGTATCGTGTAGGCTTATCCCTAATGCAACCTCATCACAATCGGGAAGTGTTCTGAGTCTCCTCCCGCTGTCCTCGCTTgtgtcttagctccatcatacatgtccttaatcactcTAATGTAGGCTATAGGAACACTTTTAGCCTCTAAGCACCTCCATAGAACTTCTCTCGGTACTTTATCCTAtactttctctaggtcaatgaacaccatatgcaaggcCTTCTTCATTATCCTGTACTACTCCACCATTCTCCTCACCAGATGAATGGCTTCCGTAATCGAACGACCCGACATGAACCGAACTAGTTCTCGGAAATAGACACAGTCCTCCTCACCCTCCCTTCCatcaccctctcccaaactttcgtTGTATGACTtagcagcttgatacccctatagttgttgtaATTGTGGATATCACCCTTCTTCTTGTACAACGGAATCATCGTACTCCACTTCCACTCTtaggcatcttcttcgtcctaaaaatgacattaaacaacCAAGAGAGTCATTTCAAGTCTACCTTACCCGCACTTTTCCATAATACTACCGGGATTTTGTTTGGCCAGGTTGCTCTACCCCTGCTCATGTTATGCATCACCCCCTCGACCTCCCCCACTCTTATGTGCCTACAGTATCCAAAGTCTCGATGACTCCCGGAGTGCTCCAAATCACCCAGCAAAATGTTCCTATCCCCCTTTTATCCAAGAGTTTATGGAAGTATGATTGCCACCTCCGCCTGATATGTGCCTTATCCATCAGAAATCTACGCTCCTCGTCTTTAGCAATTCACTTAATCCAGATCATGGGCCTTCATTTCTCTCACTTTGGCCAGCCTATACAACTTCTTATCCCCGCCTTTCTCCCAAGCTCTTCATACAAATGTCCAAACGCCACAGTCTTAGCCGTAGTAACCGTTAACTTTGCCTCATTCTTAGACTTCTTATACCACTCTTTGTTGGATCCTCTTTCCAGCTCGTCCATGCTCTCTACTAGCTTCAAATGCACCGCTTTCTTGGCTTTTACTTTGCCTTGGAcctcttcattccaccaccaattcccTTTGCGGCCACCAGAGAAATCCTTCGAGACCCCTGACACCTCTCTCGCAGCTTCTCTAATACAGTTTGATGTCGTGGTCCACATACATCTCGCGTCTCCACTGCTCCTCTAGGCCCCCATAGCCAGTAACTTCTCCCCCAACTCCTGAGCTTTGTCCTTAGTCAAGGCATCCCACCTATCCTAAATAGACCAAACACAACCCTCTTTTTCCTTGTCCGCATGATCACCAAGTCCATAACCATTAGCCTATGTTGAGTAGATTCTCACTCGGGATGACCTTGCAATTCGTGCATAAACCTCTATCACACCTCCTAAGAAGTAGATAATTAATTTGGGTCTTGACCACCGTACTCCGTGTTCATAGAAAATAtagagaggaaaaaggaaagatgacaAACCAAATCCAAAATGAATTGAAAGTTTCGTTCAAGTATTAATAGAATGAGATGTTATAGAGAAGATTAGTGTATTTACCAAGTTGGGAATGTGTCAGCCGAATGTATAGTCGCTCTCCACCATGGGAGAACTCTTGGAGATCAATCAGATCTTTTCCCCAAATCATGCAGCTTATTCCATCCACATAAGCATGTGCCAAACAAGAACAATTCTTCAAGCAAGAATCTTGGCATTCCATTTTATCCCAAGTAAGTAGGTAATGTGAGAAATCTGGTAGTTTCATCCCTAAAACTGGTAAAAATACATCCCTCTTCCTCTCATCATCATCAGAATTTGGACTTGTCTCCTCCCACTGGAATTTTGCTCTCCAAACATAACCATtagtccaattgttggtttttgATAAAAGAAACTAAGGGAAATAATAGGGGAAGATGACAGAAAAATAAAAGCAGTATATTGTAATAGATGTAAAAGGAACTCTAACtgaaacttctattttttttagaaggtaacataactgaaaattctATTATATTTCACTGCATCTGGACTACAATTTATAAGAGAAATACTAACTTAAAAGACCTAAAAATCAGCACAAAATCTGCTGAAAATAACAAACTCCTAGAGACTAGTTCACTCCTAAAGACTAgttcaaaattatttaaaattcaaaCTAAATTACTGCTGTAAATAACTCTTAAGCTGaagcaataaaataattttactGAGAGCAACTTCTAAAGCATACTTCTAACATTCCTTGCTTTTGAAGCTGCAAATTCTAAATTTATGCCTTGTAAACCTTTAATTGGAATCGACTTTGTACGTAAATCTGCCAACTGATCTTTGGACTTGTAgtaaattgagttttctattttgtgGCATCTCATGTTTGTCAATGAAATAAGTTGGCTCTTTTTTCGGCTTCATTTGCATCTTACCTTGAGGTTTGTCAACTTTTTTCCAGATTTGTATTTTGCCTTGAGGCTTGTCAACTTTCTTCCATATTTTGTTTCTCTGAAATGTTGACAACTTCTTCTTTGCCTCATTTTCACATATGTCCTCAGTTGGAGGATTATCTGCACTTTGTAGATTCTTTTGGCTCCATTTTTCATCTTCTGTTGGATCAAATGAGAAGTTTTTACCTCTCATTTTAACCCTTAAAATCTCAAGTCCTCTTGCATCATAAATGAAACAATGTTTATCTTCAAAGGATACTTTAAATCCTTTTTTCATTAGTTGTTCAACACTCAATAAATTTTGCTCAATATCAGGAACATAAAGAACATTTGAAATTTGCTTAGTACCTGAATTTGTTGCGATTGCAATAGTTCCTTTTCCTTTAGCAAGAATATAATCACCATTCCCAATTCGGACTTTCTTATTTCCCATAGACGTGAACTCTTTGAAAAGATTTATGTCATATGTCATGTGGTTTGTACAACCACTATCAATCAACCAAAGTTCAGATTTTTTGGTTTAAAGAAAAGTTGCCACAAACAagtgatcttcttcttcttcattgacGACTTGGGCATCTACTTCATGCTTTTGATATTTGGCTTTGCAAATTACAGCTTCATGACCAATTTGGTTGTAAATTTTGTACTTTGCATCTGGCCTCTTCCAACATTTGAACGGTGGATGACCTTTGTTGCCACATTGCTGGCAAGGTGGGTAATTTTTCTTTGCATTATTACCCTTGCTTTGAATTTTGTGGTTGGCTTCCAAGGCTCCTTCAACCATACCATCTTGCCTCATAAGCTTCCCTTGCTCTTGTGCCTGCAATGTATTTAACAATTCTGCCAAGGTAATCTTTGATAGATCCTTTGTATTTTCCAAGGTAGTTATGGATACTTCGTATTTTTCAAGCACCGTAACAAGAATGTTTTCAACAATTCTTGAATCTTTAAATTTAGTACCAAGCAACCTTACCTTGTTAACAATGCCAAGCAACCGATCTGAGTATTCTTTGACGGTCTCAGATGCTTTCATTTTCTGCAACTCGAATTCCCTTATTAAATTCAATACCTTCGTGCCTCGTATTCTTTCATCTCCTGTATATTCTTCCTTTAGATAATCCCAAATTTCTTTTGCTGATTTGAGAGCCATAACTCTCGTGAAAATTGTTGCAGACACACCAGCAAATAAAGTTGCTTTCGCCTTTGATTTCctgattttcttttccttgtgACTCTTGATCTGGGCCACAGTGAGATTGTTAGGCAGCGGAAGAACATCATAATCCTCTTCCACGGCATCCCAAAGATCTAAAGCCTCCAAGTAAGTCTCATTTCTCACTGCCCACAATTGGTAATTTTCATCATCAAAGACTGGAGGAGCCAATTGAGAAAAACTCGTTTCAGTCTCCATCTCACTCAAGAAAAGATTTTACTTAGGTCCCTTAAAAAAATGTCTCTTGATACCAATTGTTGGttcttgataaaaaaaaaaaaactaagggaAATAACAGGggaagattttattttatttcactgCATTTGGACTATAATTTATAAGAGAAATACTAACTTAAAAGATCTAAAATTCAGCACAAAACCTGCTGAAAATAACAAACTCTTAGAGACTAGTTCACTCCTAAAGACTAATTCAAAATTCAAACAAAGTTACTGCAGTAAATAACTCTTAAGCTGAAGCAGTAAAATAATTTTACTGAGAGCAACTTCTAAAGTATATTTCTAACACCAATTCCCCTTTTTCATTCACTCATAGACTTTGGTTCATAACCCTTGAAACATTTGCATATTGGTGAATCATTATTCTTGCAACTACCAAAAGGCCCACATGTGTTATACAAGTCACATTGACCTTTAGGTACTACCTGCATCTTtaaccatttattattttctgCATCCCAATCCATCTGAATTATCGCTCCTGAGGAATCTAAGTATATCAATGTTGGAGAAGAGTAACTGAGTATACCATAAGAAAAATGAAGCGTCTCCCCTTTATTATTCGTAAGTTGTTGAAAGCCATTGTTGTAGTCTTTAGTCATGCTAGGCACTCCTATGAAACTTCCCCGATTCCACTGTCCTAATCGAAAATGCTTCGACGAGCCATTTAAAATGATAACTTGTACAAGTTTCTGAGGATCCAGCTGCAATGCGATGGTAGAACTTCCCAATGATGGATTG
The nucleotide sequence above comes from Nicotiana tabacum cultivar K326 chromosome 12, ASM71507v2, whole genome shotgun sequence. Encoded proteins:
- the LOC107820458 gene encoding pentatricopeptide repeat-containing protein At3g09040, mitochondrial-like, which codes for MRHKTSLKLFPLRKHSLLLHNRCKFSATQPRIENPKPLSSPSTLLYNNLLKICQQECKKLQSRHLFDELPQKAARASKACKSIHVQSLKHGIASKGHLGNAIVDLYAKCGDMVSAEKAFFVLENKDSMAWNSILLMYSRHGLLENVVEAFGSMWNIGVWPNQFSYAIVLSACARLADAELGKQVHCSVMKTGFEFDSFTEGSLIDMYAKCGYLIAARRIFDGVVEPDNVSWTAMISAYVKVGLPEKAMEVFEEMQERGCVPDQVASVTIINACVGLGRLDDARQLFSQMASPNVVAWNVMISGHAKGGKEVEAIQFFQDMIKASIRPTRSTLGSVLSAIASVANLSIGLQVHALAVKQGLESNVYVGSSLINMYAKCQKMEAASEVFNSLGEKNEVLWNALLAGYAQNGSACEVVKLFRNMRLSSFETDEYTYTSILSACACLEDMEMGQQLHSIIIKNKFGSNLFVGNALIDMYAKCGALGDARRQFEQMLTRDNISWNAIIVGYVQQEEEEEAFIMFQKMALERVVPDEACLASVLSACANIQDLNKGKQVHSLLVKYGLEIGLFAGSSLVDMYCKCGNVTSASEVFFCLPDRSVVSTNALISGYSQTNINYAVHLFQNMLVEGLRPSEVTFASILDACSGQVYMLGRQLHSFILKLGFSYDDEFLAISLIGIYYNSGRLEDARLLFSEFTKLKSPVLWTAMISGNIQNDFCEEALLGYQEMRKFNVMPDQATFASALKACSTLASMQDGRKLHSLIFHTGFDTDELTASSLIDMYAKCGDVKSSVQVFSEMASKKDVISWNSMIVGFAKNGFAEDALKIFEEMKRASVKADDITFLGVLTACSHAGMVSEGRQIFKDMTSHYDVRPRVDHCACMVDLLGRWGNLKEAEEFIERLDFEPDAMIWSAYLGACKIHGDDIRGQKAAEKLIELEPQNSSSYVLLSNIYASSGNWRGVNFLRKEMKEKGVRKPPGCSWIIVEQKTNMFVAGDKFHPCAGEIHVLLKVLTALMKDEGCFFDIGSVMDSDELESILSLSQE
- the LOC107820456 gene encoding G-type lectin S-receptor-like serine/threonine-protein kinase B120, which gives rise to MWTTTSNCIREAAREVSGVSKDFSGGRKGNWWWNEEVQGKVKAKKAVHLKLVESMDELERGSNKEWYKKSKNEAKLTVTTAKTVAFGHLYEELGRKAGIRSYKRRQMGARIAIIVSATVGLVKKRGRIASKHTSVANLLHKSFTQGSSSELPVFSFKYIETATKNFCPRNKLGEGGFGPVYKGVLPNGQEVAIKRLSRSSGQGIEELKNEVKLISRLQHRNLVKLMGFCIHGEEKLLIYEYMSNRSLDVFIFGSRSDDKAALSWNQRYSIIEGIARGLLYLHCDSRLKVIHRDLKASNILLDEDMNPKISDFGMARIFGGNQTIANTNRIAGTYGYMSPEYAIQGIFSEKSDVFSFGVILLEIISNKRNSSFSHSDLLDHAWHLWNEGKILEFSDPKEAGSLETEQVVRCILVGLLCVQEHANDRPNTATIVSMLCSDTILPSRKRPAYNKDRSPDDPNFSPCSRNSFSISNVEGR
- the LOC107820455 gene encoding uncharacterized protein LOC107820455; translated protein: METETSFSQLAPPVFDDENYQLWAVRNETYLEALDLWDAVEEDYDVLPLPNNLTVAQIKSHKEKKIRKSKAKATLFAGVSATIFTRVMALKSAKEIWDYLKEEYTGDERIRGTKVLNLIREFELQKMKASETVKEYSDRLLGIVNKVRLLGTKFKDSRIVENILVTVLEKYEVSITTLENTKDLSKITLAELLNTLQAQEQGKLMRQDGMVEGALEANHKIQSKGNNAKKNYPPCQQCGNKGHPPFKCWKRPDAKYKIYNQIGHEAVICKAKYQKHEVDAQVVNEEEEDHLFVATFL
- the LOC142167150 gene encoding G-type lectin S-receptor-like serine/threonine-protein kinase At1g61480, with amino-acid sequence MGLNTRTEKQIIVTSCKDDNNPSLGSSTIALQLDPQKLVQVIILNGSSKHFRLGQWNRGSFIGVPSMTKDYNNGFQQLTNNKGETLHFSYGILSYSSPTLIYLDSSGAIIQMDWDAENNKWLKMQVVPKGQCDLYNTCGPFGSCKNNDSPICKCFKGYEPKSMSE